TCGGTATAGGTGATATTAGCGCCATAACTTTGCGTAACGGCATCGCGGCTGTTTACCTGGTTAATGAGCGAATCTGTAGCGACCTGATTGTTATCGTAGAAGATATTCGCAGTGTTCAGCGAACCTGTTGAACGGCTATGGTTATAAGTGGCGTTGATATTACCTGATATGGTACGGCCTTTTTTAGCGAGTTTCTTACGCAGCAGGATATTGTTGGTGATGTTAACAGCGTTGGCGTCTGTATTATTCACTGTATTACCCTCGTTCAGCTTTACGTTATTGCTGTTATAAGAAAGATAGCTGCTGTTGCTATAGCTGCCTGTATTCTGCCAGGTAATTACCGGCGTCATTTTAAAAGAAAAGGAGCTATCCAGTTTCTGATCCCAAGCAACATTGATACGATGCTGGCTGTTACTGCTGTTGGTAACAGCCGAATCGGATTTTGTATAGCTGTTGACAGGCGACAGGTTTTGCGTATTTGACTGCCTGGTAGCAGAAAGATCCATATCACTGCCTGTATAGCTGGTATTAAGATCTGTTTTCTGATTCCAGTTATTATTATAGTTGATACCTCCGGCCCATGTTTTTGCAATACCCTGCTGGTTCTGTCCCATGCCTGTAGTAGGCAAGCCGCTTTCACCTCCGCTATTGCTGGTAATCATTCCCCCTCCGTTACGCATACCGCGTGAAAGAGAGCCCGAGAAATTCATTGCGTCGGCCACCGAAAAGCCCTGCTTATTGGTGTTATTGGCCATCGCAAGTACAGAGATCTGTTCTTCGTTGTTGAAGCGGTTGATATTGGTTTGTGCATCGTAGCGGTCGCGGTTGCCTGCGGCTGCGTAAACCTTGCCGAAAATAGCGTTGTTCCGGTCTTTCTTCAGTTTGAGATTAATAGTTTTGGTGGTATTGCCGTCGTCGATGCCTGTAAAGTCGGACTGATCACTTTTTTTGTCGAACACCTGTACCTTATCTACCGCGTCAGCGGGTAAATTTTTGGTGGCCATTTTAGGATCGCCGGTAAAAAACTCTTTTCCGTTTACCAGTACTTTTTGAACAGCCTGGCCGTTAATCTTTATAGAGCCATCTGTTTCTATCGTCATACCGGGCATCTTCTTCAGCATTTCTTCTACAACTGCGTTGGGTTGCGTTTTAAAGTTTTCGGTATTGAATTCCAGTGTATCATTATTCATTACCACGGGCGGACGTTTGGCCACAACGGTCACATTCTTTGCTGTTACAAGATCGGTCATATTCAGGTTGTCCAGGGACTCCGTTTCGTGGGAGGCGGCCACTTTAACGGGTTTCCATACCGGCAGATAACCGACATAGGAAGCGGAAAGCAGGTAGGCTCCTTTAGGAACCGACCTCAGCACAAACTGTCCCAGGGAATCGGCGCGGGTAAAGCTTACCAATGTAGAATCTTTCGCCTGTACCAGCGACACGGTGGCATAGGCCAGTCCTTTTTGCATGGTACTGTCTACCACTTTACCTTTCAGCGAGGTCTTCTGGGCAGCAACGTCCTGCGCAAACGAAACAGAAAGTAAAATAACAATGCAATGAAGAAGGGTCAGGCTTTTACGCATGGTAAAAAATTTCCCAAACCTACCTGAGGCAACCAAGAAAAGCGGTTAACCAACTTAGCTCAAAAGTTAAACAACGTTAATAAAACTAGCGACGCGTTTTTTTGCCTTTCACAACGTTCAGTTTTTCTTCGTGTCTTTCTTCCGCTTCGTCGATAGAATGGGTTGCAAAAAGGTTCTTTTCGTTTTTAGCAAGCTGAGAAAGTTTAACGTAAAACTTTTTCAGCACTACGAGTTCTTCCTCGGTAAGGTCTTCTACATCTATGAGCCTGTTACTGGTGCAGTCACTCGCAGCTATAAGTTCGTTCAGCTTCAGGTGCAGGGCCAGCGTGTCTTTGTTTTGTGACTGCTGAATAACGAATACCATCAGGAAAGTAATAATGGTTGTGCCTGTATTGATGACCAGCTGCCAGGTATCTGAGAAATGAAAGATGGGCCCTGTAACAGCCCATACGATAATGATACCGAAGGCAGACAGGAAGGCTATGGAGCTGCCTGCCAGGTGTGTTACTTTTCCAGAAAAGCGATCGAAGAAAACTTTAAAGCGCCCGGGTTTCTTGTTTTGCATAAAGTAGTGTTTTAAGCGGATCTTTTTATAGTAATTTACAAACAATAGACCAGAGAATCAGCTTCTATTCGTCCCATATCCCGGCCGGTTCACACTGGCAACCGCTTTTTCATTTATCTTAACAAGTGAAAATTGCCTGCATTATATCATGAATAACAGAATGGCGATCCCAGTTTCCTGCAACGAGATCCAATATTAAATGCTGAAAAAATGAAACACAATTATATCCTGTTGCTATTGTTATTTTTTTCTTCTTCTATATATAGTCAAAATATACCGGTTCTTACACCGATTCAGCTGAAACAGGATATAGATTCCTTAGTGAAGTACCTTGACGAAACACATATCAATCCTTATTACAGATATCCAAAACAGTTATTTCAGCAGGATGTAATTGCGCTCAAAAAACGCATTACCAAAGACTTAAACATTCTTGATTTTTACGTACGCATACAACCGCTGCTAGGTAAGCTGGAAGATGGGCATACCGACCTTTATGCGCCGGAAGACAGTTACAATATCTTGGATCTTTTTAGACTGCCCTATCATTTCAAGCTAAACGTAACAGCTCCCTTTATTACCTGTGAGAAGCCTTTCCGTGGCTTTAACGCGGAAATACCTGCCGGAGCAGAGATCATTACCATTAATGCTATTCCTGCAAAGCAAATTGTTGATGACATTGTTGCTCTCAATACGGGAGAAAGCCGCTCTTTCAGAGCGGAATACGGAGCACAAAAGTTCAATTTTTACCTGGGTGTTCTTTATAAGATGAACGGCAATTACACCATACGATATAAACATAATAATCAACTGCAGACGATATTTATACAGGGAGCAAGGAGTAAACAGATCACCGACAAGTTCAACGAAAGTGCCGACACCACCTCTTCTGCGGACGCCACCCCTCTCCCATGCGATAGTTACTATCTTCAAATCATAGATAGCATTGCGATCATCGACTTTAAAAGTTTCAGTTGGAATTGCTTTAAAAGATTTTCGGATTCGGCATTTACTGTCATAAAAAAAGCAGGTATTAAAGATCTTGTCCTTAACCTGATTGACAATGGCGGCGGTGATTCTGATGTTGGTGATGCGTTTTTCCAATATATTCTGGACAAGCCCTTTACCCAATATGATAAAGTAGTTGAAAAGAACAGCAGGCTATTGAAGGCCAGGCTTAACAAGCATTTGCTTTCACGTAAAGCAGATGCATCCGACTCAGCCCTGCTGGCCAAACCAAACGGCAGTATCGATACGGTTCATTACAGTACGATTGCTATTGAAGATAATCCGCTAAGATTTAAAGGTTCTGTTTACCTTCTTATAAACGGGCAAACCTATTCTTCGGCCGCCGACTTTGCACAATGTTTTAAACACTATAAAAGGGGATTGATCATTGGCGAAGAAACCGGAGGGCTTATCAAGAGCTATGGCGACATTGTTTCCACCCAGCTACCAAACAGCAAACTAAGGCTTATCATCTCCAGTAAGCTGTACTACAATATTGGCGCAACTGATGAAGACTGGAAGGGAGTTGTACCAGATATTACTGCCACTAAAGACAAAGCGCTTTCAGTAGCACTGAAAACAATACGGGACAACCGGAAGGTTGCCAGATAGGCAGCCGGCGTCTTAATCCTGCAATAACTTTGTAAGTGTGGCACGGCATTCCTCGAAGCCGAATGAGGCCAGGATCTCGTGCATATTCGCTATAATCTTGTGGTTACAGAGGTTGCCGATGCTGCCTTCATGCGTATGATGAACTTCGGTGGTATAACCAAAATTACCCGCTTCTATATCGAGGCCTATTTGTTTATAGGCATCCCTGAACGGCGTGCCCTGCAATACCAGCTTATTTACTTCTTCTACGCTGAAGAGGTATTTGTACTTTTCGTCCTGCAGGATGTTATCCTTCACTTCCATATTTGAAAGCATCAGGCCGGCCATTTCGAGGCAGGAGCGCAGGGTTGTAAACGCGGGGAAGAGATGTTCCTTCAGCAGCTGCAGATCGCGGTGGTAACCGGAGGGCAGGTTGGTTGTCATCATCATGATCTCATTGGGCAGCGCTTTGATGCGATTGCAATGGGATCGGATGAGTTCGAACACATCGGGATTCTTTTTATGCGGCATGATGCTGGAGCCTGTTGTCAGTTCCTGCGGGAAGCTGATGAAACCAAAGTTCTGGTTGAGGAAGAGGCAGGCGTCCATAGAAAGCCTGGCCAGCGTGTCGGCAACATTGGCCAGGGATGCGGCCACAATACGTTCGGCTTTACCACGTCCCATTTGTGCATATACTACGTTGTAGTTGAGGTCGGCAAAACCCAGTAGTTGTGTAGTAAGCGTGCGGTTGATAGGGAAAGAAGAGCCGTATCCTGCTGCGGAGCCGAGCGGGTTTTTGTTAACGATGTCGTAGGCGCTTTTCAGCGTGATGGTGTCATCGGCAAGGCTTTCGGCGTAAGCTCCCAGCCAGAGGCCAAATGAAGAAGGCATCGCCAGTTGCAGGTGGGTATATCCCGGCAGCAGGTGTGACCTGAATTTTTCACTTTGTTCTATGAGCAGCTCAAAGAAAGTTTGCACGGCAAGAACAGTTTGTTCTATTTCGGCACGCAGGAAAAGTTTTACGTCTACCAGAACCTGATCGTTACGGCTGCGGGCGGAGTGTATTTTTTTACCGGTATCGCCGAGCGCCTGTGTAAGCAGGAACTCCACCTGTGAATGCACATCTTCCACATCGTCCTGGATGGTGAATTGCGTATCGGCAGCAGGCAGAGAGCTGGCAGGCAGTGATGGATGATGCGCAATAGCCGCATAGATCTTCTGCAATTCAGCCGTAAGCGTTGCAGCTTCATCGTTGGTAAGCAGTCCAACCGTTGCCAGCATTTTCGCATGGGCCATATTGCCGAGCACGTCGAAAGGAGCCAGCAACTGGTCGAATTCCCTGTCTTTACCGACGGTAAAACGTTCTACTTCTTTCAGCGAATCAATATTTTTCTGCCAGAGTTTCATTCGTTCAGTTTTTTTGTTGAGCAGTGAGCCGTATAGGTTTTCTACTGCTAATAGCATTGAAGTGATTTTCTTCCTGCTTTTGTTTAAGCTCCTCTTCTATTGTCAGGTGTTATCAACCAGTATATTGTTCCGGGTTACATAGCAGCCCTGGATCAGGCAATTACGCTGCCGAGCATGCTGATGTAGTTTTCAATACCCTGTTTAATTTCCGATACAAAGATATATTCATCGGCGGTATGGCTGCGGGCGCTATCGCCGGGACCGCATTTGAGTGCGGGGAAGGGCATCAGCGCCTTATCGGAAGAGGTAGGAGAGCCATAGGTGGTTTTACCGAGGGCCAGTCCTGCCTTTACAATAGGGTGACCGGCTTCGATACGGGTAGCGCGCATACGCATACTGCGGGGCGTGACCTCGCTACCGATATTAGCCCTGATGATAGCCAAGACCTGCTCGTGTGTATAAGCATCGGTAACCCGCACATCTACCACAAAATTGCAAACAGCAGGCACTACGTTATGGGCTTTGTTCTCTGTATTAATTACGGTTACACTCATTTTTACGGGTCCCAGCCACTCCGATGTTTCAGGGAAAGTGTAGGAGCTGATCCAGGCAATATCCTTTAATGCTTTATAGATGGCATTGTCACCTTCCTCCCTTGCTGCGTGTCCGGCACGGCCGTGCGCAACGCCATCGAGCACCATCAATCCTTTTTCCGCAATGGCCAGGTTCGTAAGGGTAGGCTCGCCTACTATTGCGAAAGCGGGCTGTTTCATTTGCAGGGCTTCGCGGAAAGTATTGTTCTGCAATAATGCTTCTATGCCATTCACGCCGGAGATCTCTTCTTCAGCGGAGGCGGCCAGCACTATGTTATACTTTAAATCCTGTTTATCGTGGAAGTAAAGAAAGGTGGCGATGAGTGATACCAGGCATCCGCCGGCATCATTGCTGCCGAGACCAAACAGTTTACCATCTTCAATAACCGGTGTAAAAGGATCTTTTACATATTGCGGGTTGGGCTTTACCGTATCGTGATGCGAATTGAGCATCACGGTAGGTTTTGCCGGATCGAAATAACGGTTGAGGGCCCATACATTATTCAGGTGACGCTGCGGCTTTACACCTTTCTGCAACAGGTATTGTTCCAGGATCGTTGCTGTTTTATCTTCTTCGCGGGAGAAAGAAGGTGTAGCAATCAGTTGTTGCAGCAGCAATAGCGCCTCATTATATAGCTGGTCTGTTTCCATCAGTTGGTAATGAGGGTTCCGGATGTATTTTCTGTTGTGTTCTGCATAAGATCATCGGCATGGCCTATCAGCACCTCTTTCACGCCGGCTTCGATGGCATCGAAGGCATTGTCAATTTTAGGCAGGATGCCGGCGAAGAGTTTTCCTTCGTTCAGCAGTTGCTTGTACTTTGCACGGGTAATTAAGGTGATGACAGAGTTATCGTCATCAACATTTTCCAATACACCTTTCTTTTCAAAGCAATAGATCAAACGCACATCATAAGCAGCGGATAGCGCTACTGCGATAGAAGAGGCGATGGTATCGGCATTGGTATTAAGAATATGGCCCTGCTGATCGTGTGTCAACGGCGCCAGCACGGGGATGATACCATTATCGAGGAAAAGCCTGCAATTTGCAGTGTTAAGGCCTGTTGCATTTACATCGCCCACCCAACCGAAGTCGACCTCCTTTACGGGCCGTTTTACGGCAGGAATGATATTGGCATCGGCCCCGGTAAGTCCTATTGCATTACAGCCTTTAGCCTGGAGCTGCGCTACCAGCTTTTTATTTACGAGGCCACCATAGACCATTGTAACAATATCGATGGTTGCATCGTCGGTGATCCTGCGGCCATTTACATATTTAGATTCCACGCCCAGCTGATCTCCTATTTTGGTAGCAATTTTACCGCCGCCATGGATCAGGATCTTCCTGCCGGGAATATTTGCGAAGCTGGTTAAGAATGCGGACAGGTTGTTGTCGTTGTCGATAACATTTCCGCCGATCTTAACAACAAACAGTTTTTCCATAATGCTATTGTTTGGCCTTCAGAATTTCCGACAATACAGCCTGTGCAGCCCATACCCTGTTGGAGGCCTGCCGGGTTACGACGCTGCTGGCACTGTCGAGCACTTCGTCGCTCAGTTCCACGTTTCTTCTTACGGGAAGGCAATGCATCACTTTGGCCTGGTTGGTCAATTTCAGTTTTTCTTCTGTAAGCATCCAGGCGGGATCATTCTCATAGATCTTACCGTAGTCGTTATAAGTGCTCCAGTTTTTTACGTAAACGAAGTCGGCATCTTTCAATGCTTCGTCCTGGTCATGTGTAATGGTGGCGCCTTTACTAAATTGTTCTGCCAGTTCATAATCTTCGGGGTGGGTAATTACGAAATCGGCTTCGCCCCAGGCGTTGATCCACTGTGCAAAGCTATTGGCCACACATTGGGGCAAGGGCTTCACATGCGGCGCCCATGTTAAAACGATCTTAGGTTTTGCTTTTTTCTGTTTGAGTTCTTCTTTCGCCATCACTTCCTGGATGGTAATGATGTCGGTAAGACTTTGCAGCGGATGCAGGGTAGCGCTTTCGAGGCTAATCACCGGCACGCCGCAATATTTTATGAACTGGGAAATGAAAAGTTCGCTGTAGTCATCTTCCCTGTTTTTCAAAGAGGGGAAGGTTCTGATACACAACACATTGAAGTAGCTGCCCAGGATGGGAGCGGCATCTTTGATATGTTCTACCGTATTACCGCTCATGATGGCGCCCTCTTCGAACTCGAGGGTCCAGCCTTCTTTATCGACGTTAAACACGATAGCTTCCATACCCAGGTTAGCCGCAGCCACCTGCGTACTCAAGCGGGTACGCAAACTTGGGTTCAGGAACAACAATCCCAGGCGTTTATTTGCACCCAGCAATTTGTCTTTTAACGGATCGGCCTTATAAGCAAGTGCTTTTTGCACCAGGGCGTTGATATCTGTTACATCGTGAACGGAGATAAAGTTATTCATGATCGATTGTAGAGTGGTAGATGTAGAATGGTAGGGTTTATACTTCTTCTGTTGAAGGGGTTACTGCTTTCAGCTGGTTGATCTCTTCCTGTAAAAGATCCAGGAATTCATCGACCTGCTTGCGGGCAATGGCCAGTGAAGGCAGTAAACGAATTACGTTTGGTTTTGCTTCGCCGGTAAATACCTGATGTTTGTATAACAGGTTTTTCTTCAGGTCTTTTAAGTCTTCGGGAACATCGAAGCCAATCATCAGCCCGCGGCCTCTTACGTTTTCGATTCCTTTTACGGCTTTCAGCCTGTTGAGCAAATACATACCACGCTGACGGGCCTGTTCGATAAGGTTATCTTTTTCCAGCACTTCCAGTACTGCAAGGGCTGCTGCGCAGGCTAACTGGTTGCCTCCGAAAGTTGTTCCCAGCATGCCGTATTTAGGCTTGATGTGTGGTGCAATAAGGATACCGCCAATAGGGAATCCATTGCCCATGCCTTTTGCCATGGTATAGATATCGGCATTTACGCCTGCATAGTCGTGTGAGAAGAATTTGCCGCTTCTGCCGTAACCACACTGTACGGAATCGGCGATATACAATGCACCGTATTCATCGCAAAGGCTACGGATCTTTTGCAGGAATGATTCAGCAGCTATGTTGATACCTCCTACGCCCTGGATACCTTCGATGATAACAGAAGATATTTCTCCGCCCTGTGCTTTGAAGCAGGCTTCGAGTGCTTTTTCATCGTTATAGGGTAGGAAGATAACATTATCGGTTTGGTTTACCGGCGCTACGATAGCGGGGTTATCGGTTGTTGCCACAGCCAGTGAGGTACGGCCGTGGAACGATTTGTTGAATGCGATGATCTTTTTTCTGCCATTTACAAAAGAAGCCAGTTTCAATGCATTCTCATTGGCTTCGGCTCCGGAGTTACAAAGGAAGAGCTGGTAATCTTCTTTGCCGCTCACTTTGCCGAGCTTTTCCGCCAGTTCTTTTTGGATGGGGAGGTGAACAGAGTTGGAATAGAAGGCAATTTTTTCCAACTGCTCTTCTATTCTTGCCACCCAAAGGGGGTGTGTATGTCCTATAGAGATCACTGCGTGACCACCATACATATCGAGATATTGAACGCCATCGGCATCCCAAACGTAGGATCCTTGTGCCTTTACAATAGTAATATCATTAACCGGGTAAACGTCGAATAGTTTCATACTTGCTGGTTCCCGAAAGGGAATTAATTGTTTAATAAAAGATCATTAGAAGTAACCTGCTTTCAGTTTCAGTGCTGCAGACTCCTCCAAGCCAAATAAGAGGTTCATGTTTTGAACCGCCTGGCCGCTTGCGCCTTTGAGCAGGTTATCGATAGCTGAGTGAACAACTATTTTATTCCCCTGCTTTTCTACATAGATCAATGCTTTATTGGTATTCACGACTTGTTTAAGGTCGATCATCGTATCGCTGACGTGAGTAAAGGCTGCAGTAGCGTAGAAGTCTGCAAAAATTCGTCGGACCTCTTCGACAGGTAAACCGCAGTCGAGGGTGGAGCTGATATAGATACCTCTTGTAAAGTCGCCGCGCCAGGGGACGAAGTGTACCCCTCTTTCTGAACCTGCGGCAGCAGGGAAATCGTCCTGCAGCTGGTGGAGGCTCTGGTGGATCTCTTTAATATGCTGGTGTTGCAAGGCTTTATACGCCTGGATATTATTTGCTCTCCAGCTAAAATGTGAAGTACCGCTCAGGCTTTGGCCTGCGCCTGTAGAACCTGTGATGCCTGTAGTATAGATATCACCGAGCATACCTGCTTTAGCGAGCGGCAGCAAACCGAGCTGCAGCGCTGTAGCAAAGCATCCGGGGTTGGCGATGTTATGAGCGCTTTGAATGGCGGCTTTGTTCAGTTCGGGTAATCCGTATACGAAGGACCTGTTGCCGATCGAGGCTGTAGCTTTGAGACGAAAGTCCTGTGACAGATCAATGATCTTAATATGTTCCGCGATGTTGTTTGCTTCCAGGAATTTGCGGGCATCGCCGTGGCCTACGCAAAGGAAAAGCACGTCGATATCATCGTGCAGTTCGCCGGAAAATTCAAGATCGGTATCGCCGAGCAGGTCGGCATGTACTTTACTTACAGGATTACCTGCATTGCTGGAACTATTAACGAAGGCAATATTTACTCCGGGGTGGTTGATGAGCAACCTGATGAGTTCTCCTCCGGTATACCCGGCACCACCTATTATGCCTGCTTTTATTGCCATACTTAATCAATTAAATAAATGAAACGATATTGGTCTTCTGCCGTTGCGGTAACGGGGAGCCATTATTTTTCAGCATCGGCTTTCACCAAGTGGAACATGGCGGTTTGGTTACCGAAGATCTTTGTGAATCCACGTACATCTTCGCCCGTCCAGCCGTTGTTCATTTCACCGTATTTACCAAACTTGCTGCTCATAAGATCGTAAGCCGATTCAATACCAATTACCTGGAAGAAACCAGGCTGCAACAACACATAGGCGTCGCCTGTTACGGTAGCCTGTGAGCTTTGCAGGAATGCTTCGATATCGCGCATTACCGGATCGAGGATCTGGCCTTCGTGCAGCCAGTTGCCGTAGAAGTTAGCGATATTGTCTTTCCAGCTGAGCTGCCATTTGGTGAGAACGTGTTTCTCCAGGGCATGGTGTGCTTTAATGATAACCATAGGAGCGGCGGCTTCGAAACCTACACGTCCTTTGATACCAATGATAGTGTCACCTACGTGAATATCCCTGCCTATTCCATAGGCGCCTGCAATAGCCTGGAGGAATTGGATGGCTTCGGATGGATGACCGAATTTTTTATCGTTTACGGCTGTCAACTCACCATTGATGAAGGAGAGTTTTACTTCTTCCTTACCTGTTTTGGTTATTTGTGTAGGCCAAGCTTCTTCGGGCAGCAGTCCTTTGGAAGAAAGCGTTTCTCTTCCGCCCACGCTGGTACCCCAGAGGCCTTTGTTGATAGAGTAAGCAGCT
The Filimonas effusa genome window above contains:
- a CDS encoding TonB-dependent receptor; the encoded protein is MRKSLTLLHCIVILLSVSFAQDVAAQKTSLKGKVVDSTMQKGLAYATVSLVQAKDSTLVSFTRADSLGQFVLRSVPKGAYLLSASYVGYLPVWKPVKVAASHETESLDNLNMTDLVTAKNVTVVAKRPPVVMNNDTLEFNTENFKTQPNAVVEEMLKKMPGMTIETDGSIKINGQAVQKVLVNGKEFFTGDPKMATKNLPADAVDKVQVFDKKSDQSDFTGIDDGNTTKTINLKLKKDRNNAIFGKVYAAAGNRDRYDAQTNINRFNNEEQISVLAMANNTNKQGFSVADAMNFSGSLSRGMRNGGGMITSNSGGESGLPTTGMGQNQQGIAKTWAGGINYNNNWNQKTDLNTSYTGSDMDLSATRQSNTQNLSPVNSYTKSDSAVTNSSNSQHRINVAWDQKLDSSFSFKMTPVITWQNTGSYSNSSYLSYNSNNVKLNEGNTVNNTDANAVNITNNILLRKKLAKKGRTISGNINATYNHSRSTGSLNTANIFYDNNQVATDSLINQVNSRDAVTQSYGANITYTEPVGRRSLLEFSTFGNISKGESEKKTYDRNTGSGKYDLYNEALSNDFESNYTYAGGGINFRSNQQSFNFTVGTSLQSAALKATNNTAGINIRQSFTDVLPNATFQYMFSRYRNLRFDYTASTMQPSITQLQPIADISDPLNVTSGNADLKRQYNHGLNMNYFSVSPESGTHIRALLSFTTSRDAIVNADSVKENGSRSSKPVNANGVYTMTANLGYGFTVKSWKSRFDIGSSVSYNRNVAFLNGSENLISNLSVGPNFSWNFSVDDVIDLRLSSRFAISKASYSLQPQANTNYLQQTYGGDLTYYLPWSLVINNQFNYVLNSGRTNGFNTQVPLWNASIAKSFLKNKRAEVKVSAFDLLNKNVGITRSANQSYIVDQRYNVLNRYFTLGFTYSLHKSGLKTGRGPVLMGPPPM
- a CDS encoding low affinity iron permease family protein, whose amino-acid sequence is MQNKKPGRFKVFFDRFSGKVTHLAGSSIAFLSAFGIIIVWAVTGPIFHFSDTWQLVINTGTTIITFLMVFVIQQSQNKDTLALHLKLNELIAASDCTSNRLIDVEDLTEEELVVLKKFYVKLSQLAKNEKNLFATHSIDEAEERHEEKLNVVKGKKTRR
- a CDS encoding S41 family peptidase, whose protein sequence is MKHNYILLLLLFFSSSIYSQNIPVLTPIQLKQDIDSLVKYLDETHINPYYRYPKQLFQQDVIALKKRITKDLNILDFYVRIQPLLGKLEDGHTDLYAPEDSYNILDLFRLPYHFKLNVTAPFITCEKPFRGFNAEIPAGAEIITINAIPAKQIVDDIVALNTGESRSFRAEYGAQKFNFYLGVLYKMNGNYTIRYKHNNQLQTIFIQGARSKQITDKFNESADTTSSADATPLPCDSYYLQIIDSIAIIDFKSFSWNCFKRFSDSAFTVIKKAGIKDLVLNLIDNGGGDSDVGDAFFQYILDKPFTQYDKVVEKNSRLLKARLNKHLLSRKADASDSALLAKPNGSIDTVHYSTIAIEDNPLRFKGSVYLLINGQTYSSAADFAQCFKHYKRGLIIGEETGGLIKSYGDIVSTQLPNSKLRLIISSKLYYNIGATDEDWKGVVPDITATKDKALSVALKTIRDNRKVAR
- the argH gene encoding argininosuccinate lyase, which encodes MKLWQKNIDSLKEVERFTVGKDREFDQLLAPFDVLGNMAHAKMLATVGLLTNDEAATLTAELQKIYAAIAHHPSLPASSLPAADTQFTIQDDVEDVHSQVEFLLTQALGDTGKKIHSARSRNDQVLVDVKLFLRAEIEQTVLAVQTFFELLIEQSEKFRSHLLPGYTHLQLAMPSSFGLWLGAYAESLADDTITLKSAYDIVNKNPLGSAAGYGSSFPINRTLTTQLLGFADLNYNVVYAQMGRGKAERIVAASLANVADTLARLSMDACLFLNQNFGFISFPQELTTGSSIMPHKKNPDVFELIRSHCNRIKALPNEIMMMTTNLPSGYHRDLQLLKEHLFPAFTTLRSCLEMAGLMLSNMEVKDNILQDEKYKYLFSVEEVNKLVLQGTPFRDAYKQIGLDIEAGNFGYTTEVHHTHEGSIGNLCNHKIIANMHEILASFGFEECRATLTKLLQD
- a CDS encoding M20 family metallo-hydrolase, which gives rise to METDQLYNEALLLLQQLIATPSFSREEDKTATILEQYLLQKGVKPQRHLNNVWALNRYFDPAKPTVMLNSHHDTVKPNPQYVKDPFTPVIEDGKLFGLGSNDAGGCLVSLIATFLYFHDKQDLKYNIVLAASAEEEISGVNGIEALLQNNTFREALQMKQPAFAIVGEPTLTNLAIAEKGLMVLDGVAHGRAGHAAREEGDNAIYKALKDIAWISSYTFPETSEWLGPVKMSVTVINTENKAHNVVPAVCNFVVDVRVTDAYTHEQVLAIIRANIGSEVTPRSMRMRATRIEAGHPIVKAGLALGKTTYGSPTSSDKALMPFPALKCGPGDSARSHTADEYIFVSEIKQGIENYISMLGSVIA
- the argB gene encoding acetylglutamate kinase, encoding MEKLFVVKIGGNVIDNDNNLSAFLTSFANIPGRKILIHGGGKIATKIGDQLGVESKYVNGRRITDDATIDIVTMVYGGLVNKKLVAQLQAKGCNAIGLTGADANIIPAVKRPVKEVDFGWVGDVNATGLNTANCRLFLDNGIIPVLAPLTHDQQGHILNTNADTIASSIAVALSAAYDVRLIYCFEKKGVLENVDDDNSVITLITRAKYKQLLNEGKLFAGILPKIDNAFDAIEAGVKEVLIGHADDLMQNTTENTSGTLITN
- a CDS encoding Rossmann-fold NAD(P)-binding domain-containing protein, whose translation is MNNFISVHDVTDINALVQKALAYKADPLKDKLLGANKRLGLLFLNPSLRTRLSTQVAAANLGMEAIVFNVDKEGWTLEFEEGAIMSGNTVEHIKDAAPILGSYFNVLCIRTFPSLKNREDDYSELFISQFIKYCGVPVISLESATLHPLQSLTDIITIQEVMAKEELKQKKAKPKIVLTWAPHVKPLPQCVANSFAQWINAWGEADFVITHPEDYELAEQFSKGATITHDQDEALKDADFVYVKNWSTYNDYGKIYENDPAWMLTEEKLKLTNQAKVMHCLPVRRNVELSDEVLDSASSVVTRQASNRVWAAQAVLSEILKAKQ
- a CDS encoding aspartate aminotransferase family protein, coding for MKLFDVYPVNDITIVKAQGSYVWDADGVQYLDMYGGHAVISIGHTHPLWVARIEEQLEKIAFYSNSVHLPIQKELAEKLGKVSGKEDYQLFLCNSGAEANENALKLASFVNGRKKIIAFNKSFHGRTSLAVATTDNPAIVAPVNQTDNVIFLPYNDEKALEACFKAQGGEISSVIIEGIQGVGGINIAAESFLQKIRSLCDEYGALYIADSVQCGYGRSGKFFSHDYAGVNADIYTMAKGMGNGFPIGGILIAPHIKPKYGMLGTTFGGNQLACAAALAVLEVLEKDNLIEQARQRGMYLLNRLKAVKGIENVRGRGLMIGFDVPEDLKDLKKNLLYKHQVFTGEAKPNVIRLLPSLAIARKQVDEFLDLLQEEINQLKAVTPSTEEV
- the argC gene encoding N-acetyl-gamma-glutamyl-phosphate reductase, whose translation is MAIKAGIIGGAGYTGGELIRLLINHPGVNIAFVNSSSNAGNPVSKVHADLLGDTDLEFSGELHDDIDVLFLCVGHGDARKFLEANNIAEHIKIIDLSQDFRLKATASIGNRSFVYGLPELNKAAIQSAHNIANPGCFATALQLGLLPLAKAGMLGDIYTTGITGSTGAGQSLSGTSHFSWRANNIQAYKALQHQHIKEIHQSLHQLQDDFPAAAGSERGVHFVPWRGDFTRGIYISSTLDCGLPVEEVRRIFADFYATAAFTHVSDTMIDLKQVVNTNKALIYVEKQGNKIVVHSAIDNLLKGASGQAVQNMNLLFGLEESAALKLKAGYF
- a CDS encoding argininosuccinate synthase — translated: MAKKIVLGFSGGLDTTYCVKYLGEDKGYEVHSVIVNTGGFSDEELTKIEAHAYKLGVKSHTTINAVKGYYDRIIKYLVFGNILKNNTYPLSVSAERLVQALHIAEHAKKLNADAVAHGSTGAGNDQVRFDMVFNIMIPGVEILTPIRDLKLSREAEIEYLKSKGVEMNFEKAAYSINKGLWGTSVGGRETLSSKGLLPEEAWPTQITKTGKEEVKLSFINGELTAVNDKKFGHPSEAIQFLQAIAGAYGIGRDIHVGDTIIGIKGRVGFEAAAPMVIIKAHHALEKHVLTKWQLSWKDNIANFYGNWLHEGQILDPVMRDIEAFLQSSQATVTGDAYVLLQPGFFQVIGIESAYDLMSSKFGKYGEMNNGWTGEDVRGFTKIFGNQTAMFHLVKADAEK